The genomic region AATTATACCAGATACCGGGAATGGAATCCAACTAAAGTTAGTAAAATTCCTAGACAGATTAAATATAATATAAATGCTATAATCCTATGTTCGATAAAAATATGCTAAGAATAGAGAGAGTTCGCTTGAATAAAATGACTTGTCATGGGCTTTTGCCCGGAGCTATGGTATTTTATTTCTCCCCGGACAACGGGAAAGCTCCGATCAAGCTGTGCGGAGAATACGCTCTATAATAACCGTCGTATCTCCCCCTTTATTACTAACAGACCCAATGTACAAACAGGTGCTGCCGGAGTGGGTCAAATGACCAAAACGCCGATAACTTTCAGAAAATAATACTGCCTCAAATACGCCCCAAGCATCTTCCACGCTTAAGAATTTCATTATGCCTTCCCCTTTGTGTAGAGGCAGCCGCCGCTCGGCAATAATGGTGCCCATAGTCGTAACCTGCCTGCCTGCGTAAGCGGGTAAATCACGGCTGGCAATCAGAGGGATATCCGAGCTTACTGCTCCATAAGTACGCAGCAGCGTGCTGGATAAAGGCTGACCAAGGCAATTTTGCTCGGAATCCGCCCGAAACCGAGCACTCACATCCGGAATCGCAGGCAGGGACGGCGCCGCACTTTCGCCGTCGAATAGAATATCCCTGACTTCGGGTATATGTTGTAACTGCCAAAATTGTACAGGCCGCGGAATTCCCTGCGCTGCGGACAGCGAATCCAATGCTCCGGCTTGGCATAATTGCAGACCTTCGCTCATGCCAATGGGAACTCGTTTAAGTAAATCAACCACATCCCGAAACAATCCTTTTTCACGGGCCGCTAAAATTCCTTGTGCTGTCTTTTCCGATACATGCAGAATCTGTGCGAATCCCATACGTATACCATCGCCCTCCTGCGCGTAATTCAAAGCACTGTAATTTACATCCGGCGGCAGCACAGGTACTCCACAGCGTCGGGCTTCACTGACATAAACCAAAGGCGCATAGAAGCCGCCGCCATTGGCGAGAACAGCAGAAAAATATTCCACGGGATAGTGAGCCTTGAGCCAAACACACTGATAAGCCAATTCACCGTAAGTAGCCGCATGGGCTTTGCAATAAGCATAAGACGCAAAATTTGCGATGAGCTCCCATATTTCTTGGGCACAGGATTCCGGGACACCCTGCTGCGCCGCTCCCTCAAGAAAAGATTTCATGATACGCGCCATTTCACGTGGACCGCGCTTCTTGCTCATGGCACGACGCAGCAAATCTGCCTCCTCTAATGACATACCCGCCACGGCATGGGCTACCTTGAGCACATCCTCCTGATAAATCATAACCCCGTAGCTGTCCCCCAGTGCCGCTTCCATGGAAGGATGAGGATAATGAACCGATTCATGGCCATGGCACCGGTCGATAAAATGCTGCTTCATACCGCTGCCGGAAGCGCCCGGGCGTACCAAGGCAATGGCTTGAATAACCGCCATGCAGCTACGGGCTTGCAGTTTTCGAAGCAGCCCGCGCATGGCCGGAGACTCGACTTGGAAACAACCAATGGTATGACCGGAAACCAATTGCTTTTCCGCAACCGAGTCTGAATCAGGAATAGATTCAATATCAAAGTGGGCGTCCCGATTACGGCGAATGGCATGAACCGTATCTCGAATGGCGCTCAGCGCGCGATGCCCCAATAAATCCATTTTGACCAGGCCTAAAGTTTCAATACTGTCTTTGTCAAATTGGGTGATGATGATATCCCGAGCAGCTCGTTCTAAAGGAACGTAGTGGGTGAGCGGTTCCGGCGCAATGACGGTGCCGCAAGCGTGCGTGGCAAGATGGCGGGGCAGCCCGGCAATCGTCTGGCTCGTTTCCAAAATGCTTTTGAGCGGTTCCGAGTCTATGTCCAAATGGCGACATTCCGGCAAAGAGCGCAATAATAACCCCAGATCTTCGGCTCCGTAATGTGGAATAGATTGCGTGATCAATCCGATTTCACGTCCCGTAAATCCGAAGGCTTTGGCAGTCTCACGAATAGAAGCCCGGGCACGGAAGGTATTAATCGTACTGATCATGGCAACGTGATCGGAACCGTAGCGGTTGTACACATAATCGAGAATCCGGTCGCGGCCGCGCCAACATAAATCAAGATCGATATCAGGACAGTCTTTGCGGGAGCGATTTAAAAAACGTTCAAAATAAAGATTGTATTTAAAAGGGTCTACCCGCGTAATGCCCAGCGCATAAGCGACAAGACTATTAGCGGCAGAACCGCGGCCCACAGCAGGGATATCCTGATGCCTTGCAAAATGAACGATATCAGACACAATCAAAAAATAGGGTGCAAAACCCAAATCATGAATGATGTTAAGTTCATGATGAGCACGATCCAAGACCTTAGGCGTCAAAGGACGGTAGCGACGCCGCAACCCTTCAAAACAATGCTTCCACAACCATGAAAACGGTGTTTCCCCGGACGGTAATGAAAAATTCGGAAAACAAGGAGTTCCCAGAGAAAGCTCCACATTACACGATTCCCCAATCCATGCTAAGGTATCCAAAGTCTCCGGCCAAGCACCGTAAAGAACTTCAATGCGCTTCGGAGTACAAAACCATGCCTCCGGAGAAACCGTCGTTCCGGAAGGCAGTGTTTTTTCCAATGTGTTTTCACGAATAGCAGTAAGAACCCGATGGGTGCGATAGTGCTGCTGATTTAAAAAATAGACCGGATACAACGCCACAGGTCGGATGCCCAGATCTTTGGCAGCGCCCAAGAACAGCTCAGCACGGCGCCGCGACGAAGCACCGCCATAATGCACAATACCCGCTAACGGAGAAAAGCCGCGGGCAGTGAGGCGGCGCAGCATGGGCAATTGGTCGCTAATTAAAAAAAGATGGGCTCCGTCAAAGTCAAAAGGCCAAGTCTCTAAAGCATAGGGATCCACTGCTCCCAGATGAACTGCTGTGATCAGCGCACAAAGATCAGCATAGCCTTTGCGGTCACGCGCCAACACCAGCCAAGGTCCCAACCGTGCACCAAGAATCGCTTTTATCCCTGCGTCACGGGCAATTTGATAAAAGGGCAGCGCCCCATAAAGCCCGCCTGTATCTGTCAACGGCAGGGTGTGTATACCGTATTCCACAGCACGGGCAACCAGCTGTCGGGGCCATGCCGTTCCTTGCAACATGGAATAGCAACTATGTACTTCGAGCGGAAATATCATCCTGACAGTATACTGAAAATTATTTCAGGTGTCAAGAAAAAGTTCTAGAAATAACAGGGCAGATTTAACCCCAAAATAAAAGCCTTCCCCACATCTTACGCCTCTCAAATTAGCTGCCGGAAACATCGACAACTCCGGTGTCCCATGGATAGGCGCATTCTCAAGGAACCCATGGAAATGTCAATATTTCCGGCAAATCTTATAGCACAGTTTTTTCTTTTGTTTCAGTCAGGCGTTTCGGGAATCGTCGACAGAGAATCTCTATTCTCTATCTTATTCCGCTTTTTCTGCTTCAGGTTGATTTAAAACAGAAGGTTGAGCAGCTGCCGCTATTGCGGGTTTAGCGCTCGCCCCAATAGTCGCTAAGATGCCGCCAAGCAATGCAAGCACCATGAATATAGCGACAAAGGTGCCGCCGAGAACTGCGCCAAGAATAGCGCACACAATAAGAGCAATGCCCACCTTCTTCGAGTTCATGCCAAGCGCCATCGCGCCCAAGACGATGGTAAGGAAAGAGAAGAGTAATCCTCCAAATCCGAGCGCTACGATAGTTTCCGCGCCTTCTGCTTCAAGCGCTCCGCCGACTCCACCGAGCGCAACGGTAACAAGCCCGGCAAGTGTTCCAAATACACCGGCAATAAGCGCTATAACTCCACCTGCAATTTTCATTTCTTTTTCTCCTTTTAGAGTTCTAAATGGTTATAAACAAGCGGTCATCACCGCAACGAAACCGGTTGTATTTGCGGCTAGTCAACCTTCACATAGGCAGTACACCAGAATGGCCAATCCTTCATGGTTTTTAATTTCCCGGTGAAACTGATCCTCTCGCCGATATCGAGGTTTTCGACGAAGTTACTGCGATTCTTGTCTAAAAAGACAACCGCACGGTTCCCGTCTTTAAATTCGCAAGTAATCTGATACGCGGCATTACTGATCTCAGAAGTCCAACCTGTTTTATCTACTTCAGACACTTCACCAAAACCATATACAACATATTGCCATTCGTTCTCTTTAATCCACTTTTCTTTTTGCAGCTCGCTGAAGTTACTGAATCTCTCTAGGAGCGCTCGCACATCCACTGTTTCCGCTTTTTCTGCTGACATTGAAAAGTTTTCCGACGCCCCATGTTTTTCGATGGAACTCACGCTCGTTGTACTCGCTGCCGAAGACTCTGCCGTACTAGACGCCCCGGTTTCTGCCTCGTCCTCGTCGAAAGCAGCACCTATAGCCAAAAGAATCACCACACCAACGACACATCCGATAATCACTTTTGTTTTTTTAGACATTTCCTCATCTCCTTTTATGTTTTTTACATAGATGTAAACCAGCGGGTTCGGCCCCAATAAAATCGGTTTCGACTAGTCAACCTTCACATAGCCAGTGCACCAGAATGGCCATTCCTTAATGGTTTTTAATTTCCCTGTGAAATTAATGGTATCCCCGATATCCAGACTGTAGATAAAATCACTGTGATTCTCATCCATAAAGAGAATTGCACGGTTCCCGTCCGATAATTCACAGGTAACCTCATAGGCAGCATCGCTGATCTCGGAAAGCCAACTGGTGGTTTCCACCTCAGACACTTCGCCGGAGCCGCTGACAATGAGCTTCCATTCATTATCACGACTCCATTTTTCTTGCTGAAGATCGGTGAGATTGCTGAATTTATCTAAGAGCGATCGTAGATCCACCACTTCCGGACCGGATTGCTGTTTTTCAGCTACAGGCGCTTGCGTAGGTTGTTGCTGCGCAGGTTCTGCCCCTTTGGAAGTTGTATTATACTCATCAATTATCTGCGCGACTTCCAAGTGATTATTTTTCCAAGCAATGTCGGAAGCTGTGCGTTCGTTAAAATCATAGAGGTCTGTACGTGCGCCTGAACGCAATAACATAACAGCAATCACTGCGGTGCCTTCTTCCGCAGCAACATGAAGGGCTGTCCAGCCTGACGAATTTGTCTCATTCACATTTGCCCCGCGTTCGATCAGTTGTTTCACGGCTTCGAGATTGCCGGAAGAAACGGCTTTCATCAAAGGCGGATCATCAGCAGCAAGATTGATTTTTTTGCCAGCCGCCTCACCTGCATCTTCCTCTTCCTCATATAGGCTCATAAATAGCGTTTTCAATTCTTCAGCACGGGTGTTATTTAGTACTGTCAAAGAGTAATCCTTAATTAGAGTAGGCTCGTAAGCCGGCCGGCACGCTATTTCAGCGGCCACCCAAGAATCTCGAAAGGCTTCCCAGGTTTTCTGCGACTTGATATTTATCTCGTCCTTGTACACATCAGCGTATATCTTTTCCACGCGTTTTTCAGCTCGTTTTCGGGCGCCTTGCAATGCCTCCGGATCCAGTATTTCTTTTTGCGCCAAAGATTCGTTCCCCGATAAAAGTGAACGCAATAATTCTATTTGCTCCAAAGTCAAATTCAAAGCAGCCCGCATTGAGACAACGGGTGCTAAATTACCTTCTTTGAACAAATCGCCTTGAGCTGCTGAGCCGGCGTCTTTATACGCAATCCATGCCCGCTGCGCTTGCCGAACCGCGTCCTGTTGCGCTGTGTCAAGTGACGCCATCAACTCCTTATATACTGCGTTCAGCTCCTCATCCGCTTTCTCGAAAGACTCTCCCGCTGCGATACGCATCCCCAGGGTAGTATCTTCAGGCCTAATGTCAGCATATTCAGCGCCCAAGCTTGCGGCAAACACAATGAAAGCACATCCCACAACAATGAACCATTTCCTTTTCATGACAGGTATCTCCCTTCTAACTTACTTTGCTTCCACGCCCGATGTTTCCGGGACTTCCACAACCAAGTATATACACCTTCCATTCCTTCCTGAGGAACGGTACAATGATCTTAAACAATTTATACGGACAACTTCTACCACGCCGCTAATCCGCTCGCTACAGATCAACGGGTTCTGCTCCTCTTCCACAAAATAATTCCGCGTCTATCCTAGCTTTTGTTATACTGAAGTTGTGTTTTTTCTAGACACAAACTGCCAAATCCGATCCTTAAAATTACGAGCGTTCCGCCAAACGAAACGTTGATACGCTATACTGAGATCATTATGCAAAAGAAAAAAGATCCCTATGCGAGCTCCGCCCAAAAAGTCATCGGTCTGTACGGACTGTTGCTTTTCACCGGACGACCCTATTCATTAACCCAATTATCGCAACTCTTCCGTTGTTCGAAACAGACCATTCTGCGTATGGTTGAGCAGATCGAGAGGTCGCAGCGTATCCAGATTGAAGCGTGGATTGAGAAGGGTCGTAAATGGTACCGGGTACGAACACCGAAGCAACGTCCCAATGTTGCGCTCAGTGTCGACGATATTCAACGGCTGCTCCTCTGCCGCGACATGACCTTGCAGATCTTTCCGGAGGCGCTGCGCAAGCGTATCAGCGAGACCATCGAAACAACCACCGTGCTCCTGTCCGACTACGACGAACGGGAGAGCGCGCTTGCCTCCTTTACCCAACCTCAACCTAAAGGAATTGTGGACTACTCAGACTTTGGGCATATCCTTGACGCCCTGCTCAAGGCTATCCGTGAACGATGCATTTGCACAGTTCTCTATCGCTCACCGGAATGGTCTGAGCCGCGCAGTCTCACGGTTGCCCCCTACCTATTTATCTCCTTCCGCGAAGGGTTTTATGCGAAATGCCGTGAAGAGTCCGATCTCCGCAAAAAAAAACATGCCCGAGATCGAACGCTCGCTGTTCATCGCATGATCGAACTTGTTCCCACTGATCGGCGTTTCCCACCCATTGAAATAAAAGACGACGGCTCCGCAGACGCTTTCGGCCTCGCCCGTGAAAAAGCCTTTCCTGTCGTCGTCGACATTGTCCCTAAGGCTGCCATGTACGTCCGGGAGCGCATCTGGAGCAAAGACCAGCGCATCACCGAACATCAAGACGGCGGCCTCACCCTCGAATTTACCGCTACGAGCAAACCTGAAGTCCTCGCTTGGGTTCTCAGCTTCGGCGGCGAAGCCACCCTCAGAGAACCTACAGCGCTCCGTTCAGAATTGTTGTCCCGGTTGAAGACCATGATGGAATCTCATACCGATATGATGTAAGCGACATTTTTTTGCTTCAATATTTGGCAATCATTTTCGTGATTTTTGGGTGAATCAGAAAATCATGACGACAAGTTTTCAAGCAACAATTATAAAATGCAACACCTAATATTATTGTTTACGAGAAAGTAAGGTCGAGTGGAGCTCCGCCTTTTATTCTTCGCAAACTTGGTTTTCATTTGAAGAAAGTCTAGAATGTCAAGAACATACAGAGAACTGTTATCCCAAAGGTAATGGGTTACACCACAATCACTATCAACTGGCCAAAAGGAGATCACATGGGATTCTTAGACAACCTTGTTAAAGCAGCTTCTCGTTCAATGGGGATGGGACAAGCATCATTGAAATCCGCCTACTTGGACGAAGCAGCTCCCACAGGTCCCGGAGTTTATCAAATCCTATACCGGGGTCAATTAATGAAAGTGGGAAAGGCCGAAGACGGATTACGTAAACGATTCAGTGACTATTATCGCGGCGTAAAAGGCGGCACAGCGGGTCTCAAATACATAACAGAAGATAACAGGGATGAGGTCAAGGTGAAATGGCGGGAGTGTTCTAGAAATGATGCCCGAAAATTCGAAACCACACTGTACGATCAAGCCGTCCAGCGAGGTGAAGAGATGCCTTGGTCGGAGAGAAGATAATTGTCTTAATTATCTCGGGCTCCCACATTTCAATTTTAGATTTCTCTATGCCTAAACATTTAATTTCGTCGGGCCGCGCCACTGATAACATATTCGCACGGTCATCTACCGCTCCTCGGAATCATCTGAACCTCTTTCAAAAAAAATAGTTGTATTTTGCTTTGGGGTGTAGTATAATCACCGGTTAAATATTTAAAGAATCGTGTAGAAGGGCTGTCAGGACTGGTCTTGGCAGTGTTTTGTCCGTTGTTTCTTGGACGTTTCCCTTCTTACACACAACAGTCGGGTCACATAAATACAGTCCGGTGGAATGGGCTGAAACCGGATCCCGGGCGCATACACGAATATGTAAACCATCGAAAGGGATGGTCTGTGCCTAAGGATCGTTGACCAGACGGAGTCAGATAAGCAGCATGCTTGAAATTATTGCTTTCGTGCTGTTCTCGCACCAACCTATGACCCCCATGCTTGAAGGGACAGCTTCCTATTACACCGTGCAAAGTGCAGGAGCGATGACAGCTTCCGGTGAGCGGCTACAGAATGGTGAAATGACCTGTGCTATGCTCCAAGGCGAATTTGGCGAATATTTTTTGGTTGTGGCGGAGAATGGACGCTCAGTAGTTTGTCGTCTCAATGATCGAGGACCCTTTACCAAAAATCGGGTAATTGATCTTTCCCAAGCAGCCATGCGCGAATTGCATCCCACAGCCGGACTCTTACAAGTCAAGATTTATCGGCTGGGCGCGAATCCACCGGCAGAGTTGACAAAACTCAGGCACTGACGACAGTTCTCTCCCCCATATACCGTCTATACAACAAATTTTGTTGAGCCCCACACAATGCTTCCCTAACAGGCATGCCCCCACAAAAGCCTTCTTTTCAAAGAGGGTGTACTGTGTTTAGGTCAAGGAGTCTCTCGGTTGCTTGCGTCTAAGCCCATGGTGATCCAAAGGACGCGTCCCGCTGTGCGCAGCGGCAAAACAGGATTCAGCAGATGAACCCAGCTTCGCCCTTCCAACGTTAAGTCGTGAATGAAGAAGAGGCTTAACAAGGCGCCAATGAGGGTAGAAACCATGGACAATATAAAGCAGCTGCGATATCCCCAAATGCCAAAGTGCTCGATGAGGATGCCGGCAACAACGGGGGTAATCGCATGGGCAAGTGAGGTGAAAACAGTCCATATGGCAGTATAGCCGACGCGGTCTTGATCCGGTACTTGGTTGAGCATGGCGCGGTTGATGGCGACGCCGAAGGCGGCAGTGAATATACAGGCGAGAATGATCGCCACGGTGGCGGGCCACGTGCTGTCAGGCGCTGTTATATTGCTCAACAGCAGCAAAGCGGGGGCGCAAGTGTGTCCGAACAAGGTTTTCGCCATGGCAAGACCGCTGCCGCTTTTGTCTGTAAAGCGTGCCCAAGAACCAACGGTGAGTAATACGCCAAGGCCGCCCAAAGCAGTTATGGTCATGGTCATGCTGTCTCGCACAGCGAGGCAGTCTCGCAAATACAAGACGTTGGTGGCATTAAACCAAACGATTCCGGATAGGGAAAAGGTTGTAATGATAAGGAAGTGCCGGTACTGTTTGTCCCGTAAGGCACGCCCGTAGGCACGCACCCCGATATGAGGTTCAACCTCTTGAGTCCCTGCTCCGCCGGGAACACGCTGCATCCAAAATAAGCTGACGAAGCCCATGAAGATACCGATACCGAAAATGAGCAGGAATCGGTAAATGCCGGGGTCTTCCACTGCGAGAAGCCGGGCATGGAGAAACAAGACGCCTACATTGATAATTTGGGTTATGGATGTTTCTGCACTGAAATAGGTGGCACGCAAGGGGGTAGGCACAATTTCGTGGAGCCAAGGCAGCCAACCGCCTGCGCCAATGGCACGCATGACACAGAATCCGAAAATGGTAAAGATCAGTATTGCCCATGCCCCTTTTTTGCTGCCCATCGCTAAAGCGACAGGCAATAAAAAGACGATACAAGCGATTACATTGCGCAGAAACCACGCCCATAACATGACCCGCTTCGGTCCTTGCCGCACGATGAGAGGCAACGTGAAGAGCAGCAACATGGAGGTAAAAGGCATGAAAGCGATCAGCAAACCTACCAGCGACTCGGGCATATCGATTTTGCGCGCCAGCAGGACCATGGCAGGCCCCACAATATTTTGCCATGATACAACATTAATCGCCACATAAATCAGAAAACGGCGCGGGGGTGACCCTAATTTTTTCAGTCCTGAAATAAGAGCAATGTTCATAGTCGCAATGAAATTCCGGTAACTCGCATGTTAGAAGGTAATATCCGCCACAGACTCCAAGACCAGAGAAGGGCGGAAAGGATAAGCGCCTAAGTTTTCGTGATCGGTCAAACCGCTCAGCACAAGAATCGTGTCCAAGCCCGCCTGCATGCCCGCAATGATGTCCGTGTCCATACGATCCCCCACCATGACGGTATTTTGAGAATGGACTTCCAGATAATTCATGGCATAACGCATCATGAGCGGTGCCGGTTTACCCACGAAGAAAGGGGCACGGCCCGTGGCCTTTTCGATGAGTGCGGCCATAGCGCCGCAAGCGGGAACGATGCCTTGTTCAGTGGGGCCGGCGGGATCGGGGTTGGTGGCGATAAAACGCGCGCCCGCAGAAATGAGCCGTGTTGCTTTGGAAATTTGTTCAAAGTTATAGGACAGGGTTGCACCTAAGACTACATATTCAGGATTGTGGTCGGTGATAATATAGTCAATGCCGTGTAGGGCGCTGGTCAGTCCGCTTTCGCCTATGACAAATGCGGTTCCCTTCGGTCGTTGTGCGTTGAGGAATAAAGCGGTCGCCATAGCGGACGTGAAAATATTTGCGGCAGGGATATTCAATCCCATGGCTTGCAGCCTATAGGCGAGATCCGCCTGTGTATAGAGCGGGTTGTTGGTCAAGACCAAGAATTTAATTTGGTGTTCCTTGAGCCGATTGATAAATTCTTGAGCACCGGGGATAGCCTGTTTGCCCCGAACCAATACACCATCCATATCTAATAGATAATTTTTCATTTCATTCATGATACATTTACACTTTTATCTTAATCTGCGGTTGATACAGCAATAGAGGGGTTCCGTTTTCCGAAGGGCGAACAAAGAGCGCTTCGATCTGTCTCTATCCCTTCTATTGTTTTTGGGGAATGAGAGCAAAACGAGTCCGTTACCAAAAGCACCGATACAATCAATGTAATGGGGGCAGGCATTGTTTAAAGGCTTCAATCGCCTTTTCCAAGCCTTGATCGTCAATGTCACGATGGAAGACCACGCGCAATCTCGTTTCATTATGCGCAAGCACGCGGACGCCTCGTTCCTTCAAGCGTTGCACTGCATGATCAGCATCGGCAACAGTAATATAAAGGATATTCGTGGGAGAGGGCAAGGCAAAGGTGATGCCCTCGGCTTCCAGCGCTCGTCTGAATCGTCGTGCACGATCATGATCCTTTGACAAATCCTGACGATGATGTTCCAATGCATAGAGGCCCGCTGCGGCCAGTATACCCGCTTGGCGCATACCGCCGCCCAGCATTTTACGAAAACGACGGTCTTTGTGGATGCTGTCGCGATCACCGACAAGCACTGAACCTGCCGGAGCACCAAGTCCTTTCGACAGACAGAAACAGAGCGTATCACAGCATTTTGCGTAATACCGTGCTTCGATATTTGCGACGGCACAGGCGTTGAAGATACGGGCGCCGTCGCAGTGCAAGCGCATCTTATAGCGCTGACAAACTGCCGCTACACTTTCCATCTCGTACAAATCCCAGTAGGCGCCGCCGCCGCGATTGGTCGTGTTTTCGACGGATACGAGGGTCGTCGGTGAGAGATGGGCATCATCTTTATAGACGACCTGCGCTTCCACCTGTTCCGCGCTGAATTTGCCGAGCAAGTCGGGGATAACGCGGGGCAAGAGCCCGGCGACCATGGCGAGGTTAGCATTTTCATAATGGAAAGGATGGGCAGACTCACTGAGAATGATGGAATCACCGGGCCTTGTTTGTGCCAGACATGCAGCAAGATTTACCATGGTACCTGAAGGAAAAAACAGGGCGGCATCTTTGCCCATCAGTTCCGCGCAGACATCTTGAAGCCGGTTGACCGTGGGATCTTCACCGTAAACATCGTCGGCAACGACGGCATCGGCCATAGCTTGACGCATTCCCGCTGAGGGTTGGGTCAGCGTATCGCTGCGCAAATCAATGATGCCTTTATCGTAAGAAACGGATTCGGTCATTTCGTGACGATAGTGCCATCCGGCGTTTCATAGCGTTGCCCTGACGATAATAATTCACAGCGTGCTTCGAAGAAGGCATGTTGCACTGCGCCCAAGGAGCCGGGCTTCCAACCGGAGGCTTTTACCAGTGTTTCGTATAAAGTCCATCGGTTCGCATTCTCACCCATGACGAGCAAAGCGTTCTGGTCGCGGGTGCTTTTATCGGATGCCCGTTTATAGGCTTTGCTGCGAATGATGGAAATGGTTCCCGATTTTTGTTCGTAGGCAAAGCCTGTGTCTAAGAGTTCCTGTAACAGTTCAGAACGAGCGGCACGGGTGCGGATTGCCTGGAGAACATCTTCATTGTCAGACGCGATGGAAGGGAATTCACCCAGCTGGGGCTCCCGTTCGCCTTGCAGAACAAATTGCTCTACGACCTTGGCAAAGGCGCGTAATTCATCTTCCGGTACGATCGAATAGTCTGGTCTGAGTGTGGTGAAAGGGTTGCCGATATGGGCACATCCCACCAATAAAAACATAAGGCTGAAAGCGGCTAAGGTGAAGCGCTTCTGCATCATAACAGTCCTTTCCTGATTAATCACGTTGCTCTGAATCTTCGTCTATAGAACAAATGCGAAGGGGAAGCTATTTCAAAAGCCCGGCGTTGCGAGAATGAACCCGATCCTACGCGACAGGGAATCGATGGGATACCCTGAAAAATATCGACATAGCCTCCCGATTCCAACCGTTGTAAGTACGGGAACCCTTGCCTTTGCAGAATTATCCGCGTACTTCCCTATCATTGTCAAATTACTGTGCCGGAAATCATTTTTCGGGAGCAGGATCATGGTAGACTATCATTCAGTTGTTGATTCCGAGATCCTGTCTTCACGACAAGAAAACTCCTGAGGGAGAGATGACAATGCGAGACTACTCTATTGTGATTGGATTGTCGGGCTTTTTCCTTCTAGCCCTGACCATGGTCGTTTTTGCCGCCAAAGAACCCACCTGCCAAGAATATCATGTTGCTGTGAACGGCGCAGATACGAACAATGGTTCTGCCGCAGAGCCCTATAGAAGCATTGGCAGAGCCGCCGCCGCCGCACAGCCCGGCGATCGGATAGTCATTCATGAGGGCTGCTATCGGGAATGGGTTAATCCGCCGCGGGGCGGTCGTTCAGACAACGAACGCATTGTGTATGAGGCGGCGGCGGGCGCCCTTGTGGAGATCAAAGGCTCCGAGGTCGTCAGTGGTTGGGAAGCACTTGGCAGCGACACATGGCGTGTGGTGTTACCTGCTTCCTTTTTCGGTGATTTTAATCCTTTTGCTGAAACCATTCACGGGGATTGGTTTGATCCCAAAGGCCGGCTCCATCATAGGGGCGCCGTCTATCTCAATGGAGAATGGCTCATAGAGGCGGCGGCTTTGGAAGAAGTTCTCAATCCCCTTCCCGGAGGACCTCCGTGGCTGCGCCAAAGAAGTCAGGAATATCTTTTGAATGTACTGTGGTTTGCGTTTCAAGGTGATGCCGATAAGGAGGATGCAATAGACGGGGGCACACGCATCGCTGCAACGGCCTATTCTTCCAAGGAGGGTACGCAAAACGCGCCGGCATCAGAAGACGGTACATGTGTGGGCTTTATCTTAAATGGGCAT from Candidatus Hydrogenedentota bacterium harbors:
- a CDS encoding MFS transporter — encoded protein: MNIALISGLKKLGSPPRRFLIYVAINVVSWQNIVGPAMVLLARKIDMPESLVGLLIAFMPFTSMLLLFTLPLIVRQGPKRVMLWAWFLRNVIACIVFLLPVALAMGSKKGAWAILIFTIFGFCVMRAIGAGGWLPWLHEIVPTPLRATYFSAETSITQIINVGVLFLHARLLAVEDPGIYRFLLIFGIGIFMGFVSLFWMQRVPGGAGTQEVEPHIGVRAYGRALRDKQYRHFLIITTFSLSGIVWFNATNVLYLRDCLAVRDSMTMTITALGGLGVLLTVGSWARFTDKSGSGLAMAKTLFGHTCAPALLLLSNITAPDSTWPATVAIILACIFTAAFGVAINRAMLNQVPDQDRVGYTAIWTVFTSLAHAITPVVAGILIEHFGIWGYRSCFILSMVSTLIGALLSLFFIHDLTLEGRSWVHLLNPVLPLRTAGRVLWITMGLDASNRETP
- a CDS encoding HAD family hydrolase translates to MNEMKNYLLDMDGVLVRGKQAIPGAQEFINRLKEHQIKFLVLTNNPLYTQADLAYRLQAMGLNIPAANIFTSAMATALFLNAQRPKGTAFVIGESGLTSALHGIDYIITDHNPEYVVLGATLSYNFEQISKATRLISAGARFIATNPDPAGPTEQGIVPACGAMAALIEKATGRAPFFVGKPAPLMMRYAMNYLEVHSQNTVMVGDRMDTDIIAGMQAGLDTILVLSGLTDHENLGAYPFRPSLVLESVADITF
- a CDS encoding aminotransferase class I/II-fold pyridoxal phosphate-dependent enzyme, which gives rise to MTESVSYDKGIIDLRSDTLTQPSAGMRQAMADAVVADDVYGEDPTVNRLQDVCAELMGKDAALFFPSGTMVNLAACLAQTRPGDSIILSESAHPFHYENANLAMVAGLLPRVIPDLLGKFSAEQVEAQVVYKDDAHLSPTTLVSVENTTNRGGGAYWDLYEMESVAAVCQRYKMRLHCDGARIFNACAVANIEARYYAKCCDTLCFCLSKGLGAPAGSVLVGDRDSIHKDRRFRKMLGGGMRQAGILAAAGLYALEHHRQDLSKDHDRARRFRRALEAEGITFALPSPTNILYITVADADHAVQRLKERGVRVLAHNETRLRVVFHRDIDDQGLEKAIEAFKQCLPPLH
- a CDS encoding DUF1318 domain-containing protein gives rise to the protein MMQKRFTLAAFSLMFLLVGCAHIGNPFTTLRPDYSIVPEDELRAFAKVVEQFVLQGEREPQLGEFPSIASDNEDVLQAIRTRAARSELLQELLDTGFAYEQKSGTISIIRSKAYKRASDKSTRDQNALLVMGENANRWTLYETLVKASGWKPGSLGAVQHAFFEARCELLSSGQRYETPDGTIVTK